In one window of Microcaecilia unicolor chromosome 9, aMicUni1.1, whole genome shotgun sequence DNA:
- the MAPK1IP1L gene encoding MAPK-interacting and spindle-stabilizing protein-like encodes MSGADEFSLADALPDSSPAKNTKISNTRPDQQQQGWSNPNPWGNNPGAPPGAPPSTGPPPSGSTVPGAPASNVPFGPAPTGPYPSAPTGPFPSAPAGLPGLYPTPSGPSSPPQTGPFPAPSMPCPPPSGPLPTPNMPYPAPPRPSGPTEPAAPGPLGPWGSMSSGSWGPTMGGQYPMPNLPYPTGPFPQPNQTPGVPPTATWGPVPTGTWGPAPSVPFPAPPGPYAAPGAYPANSPYPVPSGQSPAPPMPSGYHPYH; translated from the exons ATGTCTGGAGCTGATGAGTTTTCG TTGGCAGATGCTTTACCTGATTCTTCTCCtgcaaaaaacacaaaaataagcAACACAAGACCTGATCAACAGCAACAAGGGTGGTCAAATCCAAATCCTTGGGGAAACAATCCAGGTGctcctccaggtgcccctccATCTACTGGGCCACCACCATCAGGATCCACTGTACCAGGTGCTCCAGCTTCTAATGTCCCATTTGGGCCTGCACCTACAGGGCCGTATCCTTCAGCACCTACAGGGCCTTTTCCTTCTGCACCTGCTGGACTGCCAGGACTGTATCCTACACCTTCTGGACCTTCCTCCCCTCCTCAGACAGGTCCCTTTCCAGCTCCATCTATGCCATGTCCCCCTCCTAGTGGGCCACTTCCTACCCCAAATATGCCATATCCAGCACCTCCCAGACCTTCTGGTCCAACAGAACCTGCTGCACCTGGTCCCCTTGGACCATGGGGATCCATGTCATCTGGATCATGGGGGCCTACAATGGGAGGGCAGTATCCTATGCCAAATCTGCCATATCCCACTGGGCCATTTCCCCAGCCTAACCAGACACCTGGAGTTCCACCTACAGCAACATGGGGACCTGTTCCAACTGGAACATGGggtcctgcaccatctgttccctTTCCAGCACCACCAGGACCATATgcagcaccaggggcgtatcctGCAAACAGTCCTTATCCAGTGCCTTCAGGACAATCTCCTGCTCCACCAATGCCTAGTGGTTATCAT CCTTACCACTGA